The following is a genomic window from bacterium.
TATCGTTGTTGGCCAATGAGGGTCGGACCCCCTTGGGGAGTCCGACCCTTTCGCTTCTTGCCTAAAAAGGCGTTCTTTGTTAGATTGTCACTACTAGTTTATTAGCTAATTTATCTCACATTCGCTTGGCTCCCCTTGGGGGAGGCCCCTCATTCCTTGCCGGTTTAATCTGAGCTTGTCGAAGATTTACTGGTATTTGAGGGGACAGCGAAGAGGAAGAAAGGATCAATTTATGTCGTTACCAAGTTTAGTAGACCTATTAGAGGCCGGTGTCCACTTTGGACACGAAACATCCAAGTGGAATCCGAAAATGAAGCCATATATTTTCACGGAACGTAATCACGTCCACGTGTTAGATTTGCAACAAACATTAACTTCGTTGGAAAAAGCAGCCACTTTTGCGCGCAACATCGCGGGTAAGGGCGGAGTAGTGCTTTTTGTCGGTACAAAACGCCAGGCGCGTGCCATCGTCAAGGCCGAGGCCGAGCGTTGCGGAATGCCATTCATCACCACACGTTGGTTGGGTGGTACATTTACCAACTTTGAAACAATCTTGAAAAGCATTAACAAATTGGAAAATTTCCGTGTTACCTTAGAATCTCCGGAAGCCGAGATGCTTACCAAGAAAGAACGCGCGGTGCTGAAGAATGAAATCAAGCGTTTGGACGATGTTTTGCAAGGTTTGAAAGAGCTACGCAAAATGCCGAATGCTGTGTTTTTGGTTGGAGCGCACAATGAAAAAATTGCCGTGAAAGAAGCGGTGCGTCGTAAAGTGCCAATGATTGCTTTAGTAGATACCAATGCCGATCCTTCCGTGATTGATTATCCAATTCCGGCCAATGA
Proteins encoded in this region:
- the rpsB gene encoding 30S ribosomal protein S2 produces the protein MSLPSLVDLLEAGVHFGHETSKWNPKMKPYIFTERNHVHVLDLQQTLTSLEKAATFARNIAGKGGVVLFVGTKRQARAIVKAEAERCGMPFITTRWLGGTFTNFETILKSINKLENFRVTLESPEAEMLTKKERAVLKNEIKRLDDVLQGLKELRKMPNAVFLVGAHNEKIAVKEAVRRKVPMIALVDTNADPSVIDYPIPANDDAVRSLEIIVKTIADAVLEGKSGIKTVDVATTAVKG